One Streptococcus sp. S1 DNA window includes the following coding sequences:
- a CDS encoding YoaK family protein translates to MEEKIILPQNTRLMGALLGFIGGGLDVFCHMHYRSLVATQTGNLLLLIADWHDPRVENTIMRFSSILFFSIGFLVALHIKEYRKTAFWRTKMLIPLFVVTLLIPLVSVIPPIEVPFIAFGTGMMMLTFTGSLIENHPYVIFMTSGNYRKMLTALYRITRGKGDLDEYRRQAMNYGIVVGSFVAGAISVAILMHFIHQWAIWLITANLFLIMTYYTARVKQLGLQTDNL, encoded by the coding sequence ATGGAAGAAAAAATAATTTTACCACAAAATACACGATTGATGGGGGCTCTGCTTGGTTTTATCGGAGGAGGCCTCGATGTCTTTTGCCACATGCACTATCGGAGTTTGGTCGCGACCCAAACGGGAAACCTCCTGCTTCTCATCGCTGATTGGCACGATCCTCGTGTCGAAAATACCATCATGCGTTTTTCATCTATTCTATTTTTCTCGATCGGCTTTTTGGTTGCCCTCCATATCAAAGAGTATCGCAAGACAGCCTTTTGGCGGACCAAGATGTTAATTCCTTTGTTTGTGGTGACACTCCTGATTCCCTTGGTGTCTGTCATACCACCTATAGAAGTTCCCTTTATTGCTTTTGGGACAGGGATGATGATGTTGACCTTTACAGGAAGCCTCATCGAAAATCACCCTTATGTGATCTTTATGACTTCCGGAAATTATCGCAAGATGCTGACGGCCTTGTACCGAATCACTCGAGGAAAGGGAGATTTGGACGAGTATCGGCGTCAGGCCATGAATTACGGGATTGTTGTTGGAAGCTTTGTTGCGGGAGCGATTAGCGTGGCCATCCTCATGCATTTCATTCACCAATGGGCCATCTGGCTGATCACAGCCAACCTCTTTTTGATCATGACCTACTACACCGCCAGAGTCAAACAACTCGGCCTGCAAACAGATAATCTATAA
- the dusB gene encoding tRNA dihydrouridine synthase DusB, translating into MTNLNTPFMIGNVEIPNRTVLAPMAGVTNSAFRTIAKELGAGLVVMEMVSDKGIQYNNEKTLHMLHIDEGENPVSIQLFGSDEDSLARAAEFIQENTKTDIVDINMGCPVNKIVKNEAGAMWLKDPDKIYSIINKVQSVLDIPLTVKMRTGWSDPSLAVENALAAEAAGVSALAMHGRTREQMYTGHADLETLHKVAQALTKIPFIANGDIRTVQDAKQRIEEVGADAVMIGRAAMGNPYLFNQINHYFETGEILPDLTFEDKMKIAYEHLKRLIDLKGEHIAVREFRGLAPHYLRGTSGAAKLRGAISQASTLAEIEELLQLKA; encoded by the coding sequence GTGACAAATCTTAATACACCTTTTATGATTGGGAACGTCGAGATCCCAAACCGGACGGTCCTCGCACCTATGGCCGGAGTGACCAACTCAGCTTTCCGGACCATTGCCAAAGAACTGGGGGCAGGGCTCGTTGTGATGGAAATGGTCTCTGACAAGGGAATCCAGTACAACAATGAAAAGACGCTTCACATGCTCCATATCGATGAAGGAGAAAATCCTGTATCGATCCAACTCTTTGGAAGTGACGAAGATAGCCTGGCACGCGCAGCTGAATTTATCCAAGAAAATACCAAGACCGATATCGTCGATATCAACATGGGTTGCCCGGTGAATAAAATCGTCAAGAACGAGGCTGGCGCCATGTGGCTCAAGGACCCAGACAAGATCTACTCCATCATCAATAAGGTTCAATCCGTCCTTGATATCCCCCTCACTGTTAAAATGCGGACGGGTTGGTCGGACCCTTCTCTAGCAGTTGAAAATGCGCTCGCTGCTGAAGCCGCGGGTGTCTCTGCCCTCGCCATGCATGGACGAACTCGGGAGCAAATGTATACGGGTCATGCGGACCTTGAGACCCTTCACAAGGTTGCACAAGCTCTGACTAAGATTCCATTTATCGCAAACGGAGATATCCGTACGGTTCAAGATGCCAAACAACGGATCGAAGAAGTCGGTGCCGATGCGGTCATGATTGGTCGCGCTGCTATGGGCAATCCTTATCTCTTCAACCAAATCAATCACTACTTTGAAACAGGAGAAATCCTGCCTGATTTGACTTTTGAAGACAAGATGAAGATTGCTTACGAACATTTGAAACGCTTGATCGATCTCAAAGGTGAGCACATTGCCGTTCGTGAATTCCGAGGGCTCGCCCCTCACTACCTCCGTGGTACCTCAGGTGCAGCCAAACTCCGCGGCGCCATCTCCCAAGCTAGCACTCTGGCTGAGATTGAAGAACTCTTACAATTAAAAGCATAG
- the hslO gene encoding Hsp33 family molecular chaperone HslO, producing MDKIIKTISESGAFRAYVLDSTETVRTAQEKHHTQASSTVALGRTLIASQILAANEKGDTKITVKVLGTSSLGAIITVADTKGNVKGYVQNPGVDIKKTATGEVLVGPFVGNGEFLVITDYGTGNPYNSMTPLVTGEIGEDLAFYLTESQQTPSAVGLNVLLDDEDKVKVAGGFLLQVLPNAKEEEIARFEKRIQEMPAISTLLESEDHIEALLATIYGDEPFKRLSEEELRFQCDCSRERFLNALASLPASDLKEMKDEDHGAEITCQFCQTHYHFDENDLEELIRDKS from the coding sequence ATGGACAAAATTATTAAAACTATCTCAGAAAGTGGCGCTTTTCGTGCCTATGTACTAGACAGTACAGAAACTGTACGAACAGCCCAAGAAAAACATCATACACAAGCTAGCTCCACGGTCGCACTTGGCCGTACCCTCATTGCCAGTCAAATCTTGGCAGCAAACGAGAAAGGAGATACTAAAATTACGGTCAAGGTCCTTGGGACTAGCTCACTCGGAGCCATCATCACCGTGGCAGATACCAAGGGAAATGTTAAAGGCTACGTGCAAAATCCTGGAGTGGATATCAAGAAGACCGCAACTGGTGAAGTCCTGGTGGGACCATTTGTCGGAAACGGAGAATTCTTGGTCATCACTGACTATGGTACGGGAAATCCTTATAACTCCATGACCCCTCTTGTGACCGGTGAAATCGGAGAAGACCTGGCCTTTTATCTGACGGAAAGCCAACAAACACCATCTGCAGTTGGACTCAATGTCCTTTTGGATGACGAAGACAAGGTCAAGGTGGCTGGTGGTTTCTTGCTCCAGGTCTTGCCAAATGCCAAGGAAGAAGAAATCGCGCGCTTTGAAAAACGCATCCAAGAAATGCCTGCCATCTCCACACTGTTGGAGTCCGAAGACCATATTGAAGCTCTTCTTGCCACTATCTATGGGGATGAACCTTTCAAACGCCTCTCTGAAGAAGAACTTCGCTTCCAGTGCGACTGCAGCCGTGAGCGTTTCTTGAACGCTTTAGCAAGTCTGCCAGCTAGTGATCTGAAAGAGATGAAAGATGAAGATCACGGTGCAGAGATTACCTGCCAATTCTGCCAAACACACTACCACTTTGACGAAAATGACTTGGAGGAACTCATTCGTGACAAATCTTAA
- a CDS encoding adenylosuccinate synthase: MTSVVVVGTQWGDEGKGKITDFLSANAEVIARYQGGDNAGHTIVIDGKKFKLHLIPSGIFFPEKISVIGNGVVVNPKSLVKELAYLHEEGVSTDSLRISDRAHVILPYHIELDRLQEESKGDNKIGTTIKGIGPAYMDKAARVGIRIADLLDRDVFAERLRINLEEKNRQFTKLYDAEALSFDDIFEEYYEYGQQIKQYVTDTSVILNDALDNGKRVLFEGAQGVMLDIDQGTYPFVTSSNPVAGGVTIGSGVGPSKIDKVVGVCKAYTSRVGDGPFPTELFDEVGERIREVGHEYGTTTGRPRRVGWFDSVVMRHSRRVSGITNLSLNSIDVLSGLDTVKICVAYDLDGERIDHYPASLEQLKRCKPIYEELPGWSEDITGVRHLDELPENARNYVRRIGELVGVRISTFSVGPDRDQTNILESVWSSK; the protein is encoded by the coding sequence ATGACATCAGTAGTTGTAGTAGGAACCCAATGGGGTGATGAAGGAAAAGGGAAGATTACTGACTTCCTATCAGCCAATGCAGAAGTCATTGCTCGCTACCAAGGTGGAGACAATGCCGGTCACACCATCGTGATCGATGGCAAAAAGTTCAAGTTGCACTTGATTCCTTCAGGTATCTTCTTCCCTGAAAAGATTTCTGTTATCGGAAACGGCGTGGTGGTCAACCCTAAATCATTGGTCAAAGAGTTGGCTTATCTCCATGAAGAAGGAGTATCAACGGACAGCCTTCGCATCTCTGACCGTGCCCATGTCATCCTTCCTTACCACATCGAATTGGACCGTCTCCAAGAAGAGTCTAAAGGCGACAACAAAATCGGAACGACGATTAAAGGGATTGGCCCAGCCTACATGGACAAGGCTGCGCGTGTGGGAATCCGGATTGCGGACCTTTTGGACCGCGACGTCTTTGCGGAACGTCTTCGCATCAACTTGGAAGAAAAGAACCGTCAATTTACCAAACTCTATGATGCAGAGGCTCTGTCATTTGACGATATCTTCGAAGAATACTATGAATATGGTCAACAAATCAAGCAATATGTAACCGATACTTCTGTCATCTTGAACGATGCTTTGGATAACGGCAAGCGCGTGCTCTTCGAAGGAGCTCAAGGGGTTATGCTGGATATCGACCAAGGAACCTATCCATTTGTAACCTCTTCAAACCCAGTCGCAGGTGGGGTGACCATCGGATCAGGTGTCGGCCCAAGTAAGATCGATAAGGTTGTCGGTGTCTGCAAAGCCTATACGAGCCGTGTCGGTGATGGACCATTCCCAACAGAGCTGTTTGATGAAGTGGGCGAGCGCATCCGTGAAGTGGGGCATGAATACGGTACAACGACTGGCCGTCCGCGTCGGGTGGGCTGGTTTGACTCAGTTGTCATGCGCCATAGCCGTCGTGTCTCAGGAATTACTAATCTAAGCTTGAACTCGATCGACGTTCTGTCAGGATTGGATACGGTGAAAATCTGTGTGGCGTACGACTTGGATGGAGAACGCATTGATCACTATCCAGCTAGCTTGGAGCAACTCAAACGTTGCAAACCAATCTATGAAGAATTACCAGGTTGGTCAGAAGACATTACCGGTGTGCGTCATTTGGATGAGCTTCCAGAAAATGCCCGCAACTATGTCCGCCGGATCGGCGAATTGGTTGGTGTGCGCATTTCAACCTTCTCAGTCGGACCAGATCGTGACCAAACCAATATCCTTGAAAGTGTCTGGTCAAGTAAATAA
- a CDS encoding HAD family hydrolase — protein MYQTILFDLDGTLTNSELGITNSVAYALGKYGIQVPDKKALRVFIGPPLQESFERFYGFSKEECLKAIDYYHEYFSEKGLYENEVYLGVPDLLASLKQAGKQLIVATSKPEEFSIQILKHFGLYDYFDFVAGATMDRKRSKKSDVIQYALEQNGITDLAHTIMIGDREHDVLGAQAQKLDSIGVLYGFGSREELEEAGATYIAQEVGEIAAFIG, from the coding sequence ATGTATCAAACGATTTTATTTGACCTAGACGGCACCTTGACCAATTCAGAACTAGGGATTACCAACTCGGTGGCCTATGCCTTAGGAAAATATGGGATTCAAGTGCCAGACAAGAAAGCATTGAGAGTTTTCATCGGTCCGCCCTTGCAGGAGTCTTTTGAGCGCTTTTATGGATTTTCTAAGGAAGAATGTTTAAAGGCCATTGACTACTATCATGAGTATTTTTCCGAAAAAGGCCTTTATGAAAATGAGGTCTATCTAGGCGTTCCTGACTTGCTGGCTTCTCTCAAGCAGGCTGGCAAACAGTTGATTGTAGCTACGTCAAAGCCTGAAGAATTTTCCATTCAAATTCTCAAACACTTTGGTTTGTATGATTATTTTGACTTTGTCGCTGGTGCGACCATGGATAGAAAACGTAGTAAAAAAAGCGATGTTATCCAGTATGCCTTGGAGCAAAATGGGATTACAGATTTGGCGCATACCATCATGATTGGAGACAGGGAGCACGATGTGCTTGGCGCTCAAGCGCAAAAGCTTGATTCTATCGGTGTCCTTTATGGCTTTGGAAGCAGGGAAGAATTGGAAGAAGCCGGCGCCACCTATATTGCTCAAGAAGTTGGCGAAATTGCAGCTTTTATAGGATAA
- the tadA gene encoding tRNA adenosine(34) deaminase TadA yields the protein MDYTIEEKAMFMREALKEAEIALANDEIPIGCVLVKDGQIIGRGHNAREELQRAVMHAEIMAIEEANQRENSWRLLDTTLFVTIEPCVMCSGAIGLARIPQVIYGATNQKFGGAGSLYDILADERLNHRVEVETGILEAECAAIMQTFFRQGRERKKQAKLAAKAETQE from the coding sequence ATGGACTACACGATAGAGGAAAAAGCGATGTTTATGAGGGAAGCCCTGAAGGAGGCGGAGATTGCCCTCGCCAATGATGAAATACCGATTGGCTGTGTCTTGGTCAAGGATGGTCAGATTATCGGGCGTGGACATAATGCGCGTGAGGAGCTGCAGCGGGCGGTCATGCATGCGGAAATCATGGCGATCGAGGAGGCCAATCAGCGTGAAAATAGCTGGCGCCTGCTGGATACGACGCTTTTTGTCACGATTGAGCCCTGTGTCATGTGTAGTGGTGCCATTGGTCTAGCTCGGATTCCCCAGGTGATTTACGGGGCGACCAATCAGAAGTTCGGTGGAGCAGGTAGTCTCTACGACATTTTGGCAGATGAACGCCTCAATCACCGAGTCGAAGTAGAAACAGGAATCTTGGAAGCAGAATGTGCAGCCATCATGCAGACCTTCTTCCGCCAAGGTCGAGAACGAAAAAAACAAGCCAAACTCGCAGCCAAGGCCGAAACACAAGAATAA
- a CDS encoding glucose-6-phosphate isomerase has translation MSHIKFDYSKVLGKFVAPHEVEYMQPQVTAADELIRKGTGAGSDFLGWLDLPENYDREEFDHILKAAEQIKSDSDVLVVIGIGGSYLGAKAAIDFLNHHFANLQTKEERKAPQILYAGNSISSTYLADLVEYVADKDFSVNVISKSGTTTEPAIAFRVFKELLVKKYGQEEANKRIYATTDRQKGAVKVEADANGWETFVVPDDIGGRFSVLTAVGLLPIAASGADIKALMEGANAARKDYTSDKLSENEAYQYAAVRNILYRKGYATEILVNYEPSLQYFSEWWKQLAGESEGKDQKGIYPTSANFSTDLHSLGQFIQEGTRIMFETVVRVDKPRKNVIIPTLEEDLDGLGYLQGKDVDFVNKKATDGVLLAHTDGDVPNMYVTLPEQDAFTLGYAIYFFELAIALSGYLNAINPFDQPGVEAYKKNMFALLGKPGFEELGAELNARL, from the coding sequence ATGTCTCATATTAAATTTGACTACTCAAAAGTTTTGGGTAAATTTGTTGCCCCACATGAAGTGGAATACATGCAACCACAAGTGACTGCAGCTGATGAATTGATCCGTAAAGGAACAGGTGCTGGTAGCGACTTCTTGGGTTGGTTGGACCTTCCTGAAAATTACGACCGCGAAGAATTTGACCACATCTTGAAAGCTGCTGAACAAATCAAATCAGACAGCGATGTTTTGGTCGTGATCGGTATCGGTGGGTCATACCTTGGAGCCAAAGCAGCTATTGACTTCTTGAACCACCACTTTGCAAACTTGCAAACAAAAGAAGAACGCAAAGCTCCACAAATCCTTTATGCTGGAAACTCAATCTCATCTACTTACCTTGCTGACTTGGTAGAGTATGTTGCAGACAAAGACTTCTCAGTAAACGTGATTTCTAAATCAGGTACAACTACTGAACCAGCTATCGCTTTCCGTGTCTTCAAAGAACTCTTGGTGAAGAAATACGGTCAAGAAGAAGCTAACAAACGGATCTACGCAACTACTGACCGCCAAAAAGGTGCTGTTAAGGTTGAAGCAGATGCGAACGGTTGGGAAACATTTGTAGTTCCAGATGATATCGGTGGACGCTTCTCAGTATTGACAGCAGTTGGATTGCTTCCAATCGCTGCATCAGGTGCAGATATCAAAGCCCTTATGGAAGGTGCTAACGCAGCTCGTAAAGACTATACTTCAGATAAACTTTCTGAAAACGAAGCTTACCAATACGCAGCAGTTCGTAACATCCTTTACCGTAAAGGTTATGCAACCGAAATCTTGGTAAACTACGAGCCATCCCTTCAATACTTCTCAGAATGGTGGAAACAATTGGCTGGTGAGTCAGAAGGGAAAGACCAAAAAGGAATCTACCCAACTTCAGCTAACTTCTCAACAGACTTGCACTCATTAGGTCAATTTATCCAAGAAGGAACTCGTATCATGTTTGAAACAGTTGTCCGCGTGGACAAACCACGTAAGAACGTGATCATCCCTACATTGGAAGAAGACCTTGATGGACTTGGTTACCTCCAAGGAAAAGACGTTGACTTCGTAAACAAAAAAGCAACTGACGGTGTTCTTCTTGCCCACACTGACGGTGACGTGCCAAACATGTACGTAACTCTTCCTGAGCAAGATGCCTTCACTCTTGGTTATGCCATCTACTTCTTCGAATTGGCAATCGCCCTTTCAGGTTACTTGAATGCGATCAACCCATTTGACCAACCAGGTGTTGAAGCTTACAAGAAAAATATGTTTGCCCTTCTTGGTAAACCAGGATTTGAAGAACTTGGAGCAGAACTCAACGCTCGTCTTTAA
- the dapD gene encoding 2,3,4,5-tetrahydropyridine-2,6-dicarboxylate N-acetyltransferase: MTAQKMSAQEIIAFIGNAEKKTNVKVTFEGELATVVPASVTKLGNVLFGDWKDIEPLLANLTENKDYVVEQDGRNSAVPLLDKRYLNARIEPGAIIRDQVTIEDNAVVMMGAVINIGAEIGAGTMIDMGAILGGRATVGKNSHIGAGAVLAGVIEPASAEPVRIGDNVLVGANAVVIEGVQVGNGSVVAAGAIVTQDVPENVVVAGVPARIIKEIDEKTQQKTALEDALRNL, translated from the coding sequence ATGACAGCACAAAAAATGTCTGCTCAAGAAATTATCGCTTTTATTGGAAATGCAGAAAAGAAAACAAATGTGAAAGTAACCTTTGAAGGGGAATTGGCAACAGTTGTTCCTGCTTCTGTTACCAAGCTTGGCAATGTTTTGTTCGGTGACTGGAAAGATATCGAGCCCCTTCTTGCCAACTTGACAGAGAACAAGGATTATGTGGTGGAACAAGATGGCCGGAATTCAGCTGTTCCCTTGCTGGATAAGCGCTATCTAAATGCGCGTATCGAACCAGGTGCTATTATCCGTGACCAAGTGACTATCGAAGACAATGCGGTTGTTATGATGGGTGCTGTCATCAACATCGGTGCTGAAATCGGTGCAGGAACTATGATTGATATGGGGGCTATCCTTGGTGGTCGTGCTACTGTTGGTAAAAACAGCCACATCGGTGCAGGTGCCGTTCTTGCGGGTGTCATTGAGCCAGCTTCTGCTGAGCCTGTTCGGATCGGTGACAATGTCTTGGTCGGTGCCAATGCAGTTGTGATTGAAGGGGTTCAAGTAGGAAACGGATCCGTCGTTGCCGCTGGAGCTATCGTTACTCAAGATGTTCCTGAAAATGTGGTCGTAGCGGGTGTCCCAGCTCGCATCATCAAGGAAATCGATGAAAAAACACAACAAAAAACAGCGTTGGAAGACGCCTTGCGTAATTTATAA
- a CDS encoding N-acetyldiaminopimelate deacetylase produces MTLDLIKIRRDLHQIPEIGLEEFETQAYLLERIAEITAGKDFVEQRTWRTGILVYLHGSAPEKTIGWRTDIDGLPIVEQTGLDFASKHEGRMHACGHDMHMTTALGLLDQLVQVQPKNNLLFLFQPAEENEAGGMLMYKDNAFGDWIPDEFYGLHVRPDLKVGDIATNTGTLFAGTCEVKITFTGKGGHAAFPHEANDALVAASYFITQVQSVVSRNVDPIEGAVVTFGSMHAGTTNNVIAETAFLHGTIRTLTMEMNLLTQKRVKAIAEGIAAAFDVKLDLELKQGGYLPVENQPELAKELMDFFTAEEDVNLIDILPAMTGEDFGFLLSKVPGVMFWLGIDTPYALHHPKMSPNEAALPFAVENIGKFLKMKANQ; encoded by the coding sequence ATGACATTGGATTTAATCAAAATCAGACGGGATTTGCACCAAATCCCTGAAATTGGTTTGGAAGAATTTGAAACCCAAGCCTACCTCTTAGAGCGAATCGCAGAGATCACAGCGGGCAAGGACTTTGTTGAGCAACGGACTTGGCGGACCGGGATCCTGGTTTATCTCCATGGGTCTGCACCTGAAAAAACGATCGGCTGGCGGACGGATATCGATGGCTTACCGATTGTGGAACAAACGGGCCTTGATTTTGCCTCCAAGCACGAAGGACGGATGCATGCTTGTGGTCATGATATGCACATGACGACAGCCCTTGGGCTTTTGGACCAACTGGTTCAAGTGCAACCCAAAAATAACCTGCTCTTTCTCTTCCAACCAGCTGAAGAAAACGAAGCTGGTGGGATGCTCATGTATAAGGACAATGCTTTTGGCGACTGGATCCCTGATGAATTTTATGGTCTGCATGTACGCCCTGATTTGAAGGTGGGGGACATTGCGACCAATACGGGTACCCTTTTTGCGGGGACCTGTGAAGTCAAGATTACCTTTACAGGTAAGGGAGGGCATGCTGCCTTTCCACATGAGGCCAATGACGCTCTTGTAGCAGCCTCTTACTTCATTACCCAAGTCCAATCAGTCGTGAGTCGAAATGTCGATCCGATTGAAGGTGCTGTGGTGACCTTTGGTTCCATGCATGCAGGAACAACCAATAATGTGATTGCTGAGACAGCCTTCCTTCATGGGACCATTCGGACCTTGACCATGGAGATGAATCTTTTGACTCAAAAACGGGTCAAAGCCATTGCAGAAGGAATTGCAGCAGCGTTTGATGTGAAATTGGACCTGGAACTCAAGCAAGGGGGCTACCTGCCTGTGGAAAACCAACCAGAATTGGCCAAAGAACTCATGGACTTTTTCACAGCTGAGGAAGACGTGAACCTGATTGATATCCTGCCTGCGATGACAGGAGAAGACTTCGGCTTTCTCTTGAGCAAGGTCCCGGGTGTCATGTTCTGGCTGGGGATTGATACCCCTTATGCCCTGCACCATCCAAAGATGAGCCCAAATGAAGCAGCTCTTCCCTTTGCTGTGGAAAACATAGGTAAATTTTTGAAAATGAAAGCCAACCAATAA
- a CDS encoding 5-formyltetrahydrofolate cyclo-ligase — MKKTLRKETIAAMKQLPESVKTQADEELTQRLLELPAFQEAKTLATYLSFEHEVSTASLIQAALQLGKRICVPRTYPHGRMEFVEYDPNILEKTRFGLLEPNEKGRFVDQSEIDLIHVPGVVFQSKGYRIGYGGGYYDRYLEDFTGKTVSTIYSIQQKEFQPDAFDQAVQEVLVYEVTL, encoded by the coding sequence ATGAAGAAAACACTACGAAAAGAAACCATAGCAGCCATGAAACAGTTGCCAGAATCCGTGAAAACTCAAGCAGATGAAGAGCTGACTCAGCGCCTCTTGGAGCTACCAGCTTTTCAGGAGGCAAAGACCCTTGCGACCTATCTGTCCTTTGAGCATGAAGTTTCCACAGCTAGCTTGATTCAAGCCGCTCTTCAACTTGGAAAACGCATCTGTGTTCCCCGTACCTATCCACACGGACGGATGGAATTTGTGGAATACGATCCTAATATTTTGGAAAAGACACGCTTTGGTTTGCTGGAGCCCAATGAAAAAGGAAGGTTTGTGGATCAGTCAGAGATTGATCTGATCCATGTACCAGGCGTGGTCTTCCAGTCAAAAGGCTACCGAATTGGCTATGGTGGTGGCTATTATGATCGTTATTTAGAAGATTTTACTGGAAAAACGGTTAGTACGATTTATTCCATCCAGCAGAAGGAGTTCCAACCAGATGCTTTTGATCAGGCAGTTCAGGAGGTGTTAGTCTATGAAGTTACTCTTTGA
- a CDS encoding rhomboid family intramembrane serine protease: MKLLFDRRYPVTSLLLLVTTAVFLSMFIRFGGDYQTGAAIYYSGGIIGEVVKSDPSQLWRIVTATFVHIGLEHFVLNMITLYYLGRLAEDLFGSKAFLALYLLSGMMGNVFVAIFTPDVIAAGASTALFGLFGTIGALRFIVQSPYIRHLSQSYTSLILVNLIFSFMPRISMAGHIGGLVAGVMLAYVFPVRGEARFMNRTYQMSAALSYLLLLLYFLGKILNLF; the protein is encoded by the coding sequence ATGAAGTTACTCTTTGATCGTCGTTATCCTGTGACCAGCCTCTTATTGCTCGTCACAACGGCAGTCTTTCTTTCCATGTTTATCCGATTTGGAGGGGACTACCAAACGGGTGCTGCTATTTACTATAGCGGTGGGATTATTGGAGAGGTTGTGAAATCCGATCCTAGCCAGTTATGGCGAATAGTGACAGCTACATTTGTTCATATCGGCCTAGAACATTTTGTGCTCAATATGATCACCCTCTATTACTTGGGACGTTTGGCAGAAGATCTCTTTGGATCGAAAGCTTTCTTAGCTCTTTATCTCTTATCAGGCATGATGGGCAATGTCTTTGTCGCTATTTTTACGCCAGATGTGATTGCAGCAGGAGCTTCTACAGCCCTCTTTGGACTGTTTGGGACCATTGGTGCTTTGCGCTTTATTGTCCAAAGTCCCTATATTCGCCACTTAAGTCAGTCCTATACCAGCTTGATCCTGGTCAATTTGATCTTTAGCTTCATGCCAAGAATCAGTATGGCGGGGCACATCGGTGGCTTAGTAGCTGGGGTGATGTTGGCTTATGTCTTTCCAGTAAGAGGGGAAGCTCGCTTTATGAACCGAACCTATCAGATGAGTGCAGCCCTATCTTATCTCTTACTTTTGCTTTATTTCTTAGGTAAAATCTTAAATCTATTTTAA